One segment of Solanum stenotomum isolate F172 unplaced genomic scaffold, ASM1918654v1 scaffold32770, whole genome shotgun sequence DNA contains the following:
- the LOC125852185 gene encoding uncharacterized protein LOC125852185 has protein sequence MVKEATTQGACLIFRKSSISSMKLKDVWKHVKNYNNKANEISQHYKANQVYVMDNTSCPTKVQDRKGKSIANCFETYQDPPVGSLIEKDEATRSKRMRSTNKEAQYKSSGTLEKEEDHSLLSKITTVRPQKKRRHLQWTTDLDKKLDEVVRELGEKGKYLKT, from the coding sequence ATGGTAAAAGAAGCAACAACACAAGGGGCATGCTTAATTTTTCGGAAATCGTCCATTTCATCAATGAAACTCAAGGATGTATGGAAGCATGTGAAGAACTACAATAACAAGGCAAATGAAATATCACAACACTACAAGGCTAATCAAGTTTATGTTATGGACAATACATCTTGTCCTACGAAAGTGCAAGACAGAAAGGGAAAAAGCATAGCGAATTGCTTTGAGACTTATCAAGATCCACCAGTAGGTTCTTTAATAGAAAAAGATGAGGCAACAAGGTCTAAGAGAATGAGAAGTACTAATAAGGAGGCACAATATAAAAGTAGCGGTACTTTAGAAAAAGAGGAGGATCATTCTTTGCTTTCGAAAATAACTACAGTAAGACCACAAAAGAAAAGACGACACCTGCAATGGACAACAGATCTTGATAAGAAATTAGATGAGGTTGTTCGTGAGTTAGGAGAAAAAGGTAAGTATTTAAAGACTTAG
- the LOC125852184 gene encoding uncharacterized protein LOC125852184: MVKEATTQGACLIFRKSSISSMKLKDVWKHVKNYNNKANEISQHYKANQVYVMDNTSCPKKVQDRKGKGIANCSETYQYQAVGSLIEKDEAKRSKRMRSTNEEAQVKSSGTLEIEENHSLLSKITTERPQKKRRHLQWTPDIDNKLDEVVHELGEKGKYLKTWFLSE, from the coding sequence ATGGTAAAAGAAGCAACAACACAAGGGGCATGCTTAATTTTTCGGAAATCGTCCATTTCATCAATGAAACTCAAGGATGTATGGAAGCATGTGAAGAACTACAATAACAAGGCAAATGAAATATCACAACACTACAAGGCTAATCAAGTTTATGTTATGGACAATACATCTTGTCCTAAGAAAGTGCAAGACAGAAAGGGAAAAGGCATAGCGAATTGCTCTGAGACTTATCAATATCAAGCAGTAGGTTCTTTAATAGAAAAAGACGAGGCAAAAAGGTCTAAGAGAATGAGAAGTACTAATGAGGAGGCACAAGTTAAAAGTAGCGGTACTTTAGAAATAGAGGAAAATCATTCTTTGCTTTCAAAAATAACTACAGAAAGACCACAGAAGAAAAGAAGACACTTGCAATGGACACCAGATATTGATAACAAATTAGACGAGGTTGTTCACGAGTTAGGAGAAAAAGGTAAGTATTTAAAGACTTGGTTTTTATCCGAATAG